One part of the Odontesthes bonariensis isolate fOdoBon6 chromosome 15, fOdoBon6.hap1, whole genome shotgun sequence genome encodes these proteins:
- the mllt1a gene encoding protein ENL isoform X1, with protein MENQCTVQVKLELGHRAQLRKKVTSEGFTHDWMVFVRGPETGDIQHFVEKVVFRLHESFPKPKRVCKEPPYKVEESGYAGFLMPIEVYFKNKEEPKKVCFNYDLFLNLEGNPPVNHLRCEKLTFNNPTKEFRRKLIKAGGILVVPEGAEAVSRPSPDYPMLPTIPLSAFSDPKKTKTSHVSKEPSKEGSGGSSKGPKPHKLTKEHRERPRKDSESKATSKGDDRDGSTKSGRDPSSSSSSSSKKPSEIKVKDEVKVLPKAAFKEPKLTLKDSKMEGMSPKGGGAGSGGGGGGGGGGPPESKAPGKRPSTVESPKPSAKKLKKGSSEGLKVPTSGTFTGTSPRVSSSSTASQSYAEKKPSKEKGRWAKSKSETQELKEHKKLPDSEESNSEDEASSKSEQSAPSSASNSSSSSDSSSDSDFEPVQKQGQGPLRSMVEEIQSEESDDDDSSSEEETPIKTNPPNRDSRLSLDSESDSSDGSHRPGRDPAPPPQKHSSSNNKVVRKSPDSSFRSEKVMKKGYDKVGRAYTEELVDLHRRLMALRERNVLQQIVNLIEETGHFNVTNTTFDFDLFSLDESTVRKLQSYLEATAT; from the exons ATGGAGAATCAG TGCACAGTGCAGGTGAAGCTGGAGTTGGGCCACAGAGCTCAGCTGAGGAAGAAAGTCACATCAGAGGGCTTCACCCACGACTGGATGGTGTTTGTCCGAGGGCCAGAAACCGGCGACATCCAGCATTTTGTAGAGAAGGTTGTCTTCCGCCTGCATGAGAGCTTCCCCAAACCCAAGAGAG tATGCAAGGAGCCTCCATACAAAGTAGAGGAATCGGGCTATGCAGGCTTCCTCATGCCTATTGAGGTTTACTTCAAGAACAAG GAGGAGCCAAAAAAGGTTTGTTTCAACTATGACCTGTTCCTTAACTTGGAGGGCAACCCACCCGTTAACCACCTGCGCTGTGAGAAGCTCACCTTCAACAACCCCACCAAAGAATTCAGGAGAAAGCTGATCAAAGCCGGAGGG ATATTGGTGGTCCCCGAGGGGGCTGAGGCTGTGTCGAGGCCCAGTCCGGATTACCCGATGCTCCCCACCATCCCCCTCTCTGCCTTCTCAGACCCCAAGAAGACCAAGACCTCACATGTATCAAAG GAACCCAGCAAAGAAGGAAGTGGTGGCAGCAGCAAAGGACCCAAACCTCACAAGCTGACCAAGGAGCACCGTGAACGGCCACGAAAAGACTCTGAGAGCAAAGCCACGTCGAAAGGAGACGACAGAGATGGAAGCACCAAGAGCGGCCGTGAtccttcctcttcctcatcgTCGTCTTCAAAAAAACCTTCGGAGATTAAAGTGAAAGATGAAGTTAAGGTCCTACCCAAGGCGGCTTTCAAGGAGCCCAAACTCACCCTGAAGGACTCAAAGATGGAGGGCATGTCTCCCAAAGGAGGGGGGGCAGGGagtggagggggaggagggggaggtgggggagggCCACCAGAGTCCAAAGCTCCTGGGAAACGACCTTCTACGGTGGAGTCTCCCAAACCCAGTGCTAAGAAGCTGAAGAAGGGCAGCTCCGAGGGGCTCAAGGTGCCGACCAGCGGGACCTTTACAGGAACCTCTCCGcgtgtctcctcctcctctacgGCCAGCCAGTCCTACGCCGAGAAGAAACCTTCCAAGGAAAAAGGCCGCTGGGCCAAAAGCAAAAGTGAAACACAGGAGCTAAAGGAGCACAAGAAACTTCCAGACTCAGAGGAGTCCAATTCAGAGGACGAAGCATCGTCTAAGTCAGAG CAGTCGGCTCCTTCCAGTGCCTCCAACTCCAGCTCCAGTTCTGACTCCAGTTCAGACTCAGACTTTGAGCCTGTACAGAAACAAGGGCAAG GCCCCCTGCGCTCCATGGTGGAAGAGATTCAGTCAGAAGAGTCGGACGATGACGACAGCAGCTCGGAAGAAGAGACGCCCATCAAAACCAACCCGCCCAACCGCGACTCTCG ACTCAGCCTGGACAGCGAGAGTGACAGCAGTGACGGCTCACACCGCCCCGGTCGAGACCccgccccgccccctcagaaacACAGCTCCTCTAATAATAAA GTGGTCAGAAAGAGTCCAGATTCCTCTTTTCGCTCCGAGAAGGTGATGAAGAAGGGATACGACAAGGTAGGAAGG GCCTACACAGAGGAACTTGTGGACCTCCACCGCAGACTGATGGCATTACGGGAGCGAAACGTCCTACAGCAG ATTGTCAACCTGATTGAAGAGACGGGCCACTTCAACGTGACAAACACCACCTTTGACTTTGACCTCTTTTCACTGGACGAGTCCACTGTCCGCAAACTACAGAGCTACCTGGAGGCGACAGCCACGTGA
- the mllt1a gene encoding protein ENL isoform X2 — translation MENQCTVQVKLELGHRAQLRKKVTSEGFTHDWMVFVRGPETGDIQHFVEKVVFRLHESFPKPKRVCKEPPYKVEESGYAGFLMPIEVYFKNKEEPKKVCFNYDLFLNLEGNPPVNHLRCEKLTFNNPTKEFRRKLIKAGGILVVPEGAEAVSRPSPDYPMLPTIPLSAFSDPKKTKTSHVSKEPSKEGSGGSSKGPKPHKLTKEHRERPRKDSESKATSKGDDRDGSTKSGRDPSSSSSSSSKKPSEIKVKDEVKVLPKAAFKEPKLTLKDSKMEGMSPKGGGAGSGGGGGGGGGGPPESKAPGKRPSTVESPKPSAKKLKKGSSEGLKVPTSGTFTGTSPRVSSSSTASQSYAEKKPSKEKGRWAKSKSETQELKEHKKLPDSEESNSEDEASSKSEQSAPSSASNSSSSSDSSSDSDFEPVQKQGQGPLRSMVEEIQSEESDDDDSSSEEETPIKTNPPNRDSRLSLDSESDSSDGSHRPGRDPAPPPQKHSSSNNKVVRKSPDSSFRSEKVMKKGYDKAYTEELVDLHRRLMALRERNVLQQIVNLIEETGHFNVTNTTFDFDLFSLDESTVRKLQSYLEATAT, via the exons ATGGAGAATCAG TGCACAGTGCAGGTGAAGCTGGAGTTGGGCCACAGAGCTCAGCTGAGGAAGAAAGTCACATCAGAGGGCTTCACCCACGACTGGATGGTGTTTGTCCGAGGGCCAGAAACCGGCGACATCCAGCATTTTGTAGAGAAGGTTGTCTTCCGCCTGCATGAGAGCTTCCCCAAACCCAAGAGAG tATGCAAGGAGCCTCCATACAAAGTAGAGGAATCGGGCTATGCAGGCTTCCTCATGCCTATTGAGGTTTACTTCAAGAACAAG GAGGAGCCAAAAAAGGTTTGTTTCAACTATGACCTGTTCCTTAACTTGGAGGGCAACCCACCCGTTAACCACCTGCGCTGTGAGAAGCTCACCTTCAACAACCCCACCAAAGAATTCAGGAGAAAGCTGATCAAAGCCGGAGGG ATATTGGTGGTCCCCGAGGGGGCTGAGGCTGTGTCGAGGCCCAGTCCGGATTACCCGATGCTCCCCACCATCCCCCTCTCTGCCTTCTCAGACCCCAAGAAGACCAAGACCTCACATGTATCAAAG GAACCCAGCAAAGAAGGAAGTGGTGGCAGCAGCAAAGGACCCAAACCTCACAAGCTGACCAAGGAGCACCGTGAACGGCCACGAAAAGACTCTGAGAGCAAAGCCACGTCGAAAGGAGACGACAGAGATGGAAGCACCAAGAGCGGCCGTGAtccttcctcttcctcatcgTCGTCTTCAAAAAAACCTTCGGAGATTAAAGTGAAAGATGAAGTTAAGGTCCTACCCAAGGCGGCTTTCAAGGAGCCCAAACTCACCCTGAAGGACTCAAAGATGGAGGGCATGTCTCCCAAAGGAGGGGGGGCAGGGagtggagggggaggagggggaggtgggggagggCCACCAGAGTCCAAAGCTCCTGGGAAACGACCTTCTACGGTGGAGTCTCCCAAACCCAGTGCTAAGAAGCTGAAGAAGGGCAGCTCCGAGGGGCTCAAGGTGCCGACCAGCGGGACCTTTACAGGAACCTCTCCGcgtgtctcctcctcctctacgGCCAGCCAGTCCTACGCCGAGAAGAAACCTTCCAAGGAAAAAGGCCGCTGGGCCAAAAGCAAAAGTGAAACACAGGAGCTAAAGGAGCACAAGAAACTTCCAGACTCAGAGGAGTCCAATTCAGAGGACGAAGCATCGTCTAAGTCAGAG CAGTCGGCTCCTTCCAGTGCCTCCAACTCCAGCTCCAGTTCTGACTCCAGTTCAGACTCAGACTTTGAGCCTGTACAGAAACAAGGGCAAG GCCCCCTGCGCTCCATGGTGGAAGAGATTCAGTCAGAAGAGTCGGACGATGACGACAGCAGCTCGGAAGAAGAGACGCCCATCAAAACCAACCCGCCCAACCGCGACTCTCG ACTCAGCCTGGACAGCGAGAGTGACAGCAGTGACGGCTCACACCGCCCCGGTCGAGACCccgccccgccccctcagaaacACAGCTCCTCTAATAATAAA GTGGTCAGAAAGAGTCCAGATTCCTCTTTTCGCTCCGAGAAGGTGATGAAGAAGGGATACGACAAG GCCTACACAGAGGAACTTGTGGACCTCCACCGCAGACTGATGGCATTACGGGAGCGAAACGTCCTACAGCAG ATTGTCAACCTGATTGAAGAGACGGGCCACTTCAACGTGACAAACACCACCTTTGACTTTGACCTCTTTTCACTGGACGAGTCCACTGTCCGCAAACTACAGAGCTACCTGGAGGCGACAGCCACGTGA